In a genomic window of Dehalococcoidia bacterium:
- a CDS encoding glycosyltransferase family 2 protein has product MGRNAVDMISAHALAQVTLAQYPAGEPARGVRIMVGIPCLNEERSIGEIVRKARQYAEEVIVVDDGSTDRTAQVAEAAGATVVRHGVNKGYAAALNTCFAEARNRRADIMVTLDGDAQHDPSEISCVINPVLAGKADVVIGSRFKASHEDMPAYRKIGIAVITWLCNVGSSVQISDAQSGFRAYGHKAIQTLNSREQGMNFSVDALIQAREKKLRIAEVPISCIYNADCHSANPVTHGLGVALAVIRIRAKNFIRRPIRGSAVDKPGGAIHADSSRTV; this is encoded by the coding sequence ATGGGGCGTAATGCGGTGGATATGATTTCAGCCCACGCTCTTGCTCAAGTGACGCTGGCGCAGTACCCGGCAGGTGAACCAGCCAGAGGCGTTCGAATTATGGTTGGCATTCCCTGCCTCAATGAAGAACGTTCCATTGGAGAAATTGTGCGCAAAGCCAGGCAATATGCGGAGGAAGTGATCGTGGTGGACGATGGCTCTACTGATCGCACGGCTCAGGTGGCGGAGGCTGCTGGGGCCACTGTGGTCAGACACGGTGTTAACAAAGGCTACGCTGCAGCGCTCAATACTTGCTTTGCTGAGGCAAGAAATAGAAGGGCGGACATCATGGTCACTCTAGACGGGGACGCGCAACACGATCCATCCGAGATTTCTTGTGTTATAAATCCGGTTCTTGCTGGCAAGGCTGACGTAGTCATCGGGTCCAGGTTCAAGGCGAGTCATGAAGATATGCCGGCCTATCGCAAGATAGGAATAGCAGTTATAACATGGTTGTGCAATGTGGGTTCCTCAGTGCAAATATCAGATGCGCAAAGCGGATTTCGCGCATATGGCCACAAGGCCATTCAAACCTTAAATAGCAGAGAACAGGGCATGAACTTTAGCGTAGACGCTCTGATTCAAGCAAGGGAGAAGAAGCTCAGGATAGCGGAAGTTCCCATTTCTTGTATCTACAATGCGGATTGTCATAGCGCCAATCCCGTAACTCATGGCCTTGGCGTAGCTTTGGCGGTGATCAGGATTCGAGCGAAGAACTTTATCCGCCGTCCGATCAGAGGGAGTGCTGTCGACAAGCCGGGAGGAGCGATTCACGCGGATAGTTCCCGAACTGTGTAA
- a CDS encoding glycosyltransferase family 4 protein, translating into MKIAFVYDVIYPYVVGGGEKRIWELSKGLTDRGHEVHVFGMKSWEGENIFVKEGIHLHGFFQPRELFVAERRSIGEAIHAGRKIFPCLLKERFDVIDCQASPYFPCFSSRVASFVRREPLVITWYEVWNDYWYEYLGKKGIFGKFVEKAVARLAGTVIAISEQVKDDLIAIGVKAENIKIVPDGMNLIQIQAVEATERVRFDVLYAGRLAEHKNVDTLIRAIAVLRGIIPNIKCGIVGDGPERDRLERLRIELSLQENVELLGFLEKDDDVISTMKASRVFVLPSTREGGGLVTLEANACGLPVITIDHPQNAAKEVVLNEKNGFLCKLSDEELAYAILNGLNSSENMKKDCIDFASRYDWGRMAELTEAVYYDLCKVDKVSHT; encoded by the coding sequence ATGAAGATCGCTTTTGTTTACGATGTCATTTACCCGTACGTGGTAGGTGGAGGCGAAAAGAGAATATGGGAACTGTCAAAGGGGTTAACGGATAGAGGCCATGAAGTTCACGTGTTCGGGATGAAGTCTTGGGAAGGTGAAAACATCTTTGTAAAGGAAGGGATTCATCTTCATGGTTTCTTTCAACCCAGAGAGCTCTTTGTTGCTGAGAGGAGATCAATAGGAGAAGCAATCCATGCGGGCCGTAAGATATTTCCCTGCTTATTGAAAGAGCGATTCGATGTTATTGATTGCCAAGCATCTCCTTACTTCCCGTGCTTTTCCTCAAGAGTGGCATCTTTTGTCAGGCGTGAGCCGTTAGTAATCACATGGTACGAAGTTTGGAACGACTACTGGTATGAGTATTTGGGGAAGAAAGGCATCTTCGGTAAATTCGTCGAAAAGGCGGTAGCCCGGCTGGCTGGCACAGTTATAGCGATTTCCGAACAGGTGAAAGATGATTTGATTGCCATTGGGGTGAAGGCTGAAAATATCAAGATTGTACCCGATGGGATGAATTTGATTCAAATTCAAGCAGTAGAGGCTACCGAAAGGGTCCGATTTGATGTTCTCTACGCCGGGAGACTTGCGGAGCACAAGAATGTGGACACTCTGATCAGGGCAATTGCCGTATTAAGAGGCATCATTCCAAATATCAAATGCGGAATAGTTGGTGATGGGCCAGAAAGAGACAGGCTAGAAAGGCTCAGAATCGAGTTAAGTTTACAGGAGAATGTGGAATTACTCGGTTTTCTGGAGAAGGACGATGATGTCATTTCCACCATGAAGGCATCCAGGGTTTTTGTGTTACCATCCACACGAGAAGGTGGCGGCCTTGTTACTTTGGAAGCAAATGCCTGTGGGCTTCCCGTGATCACAATAGATCACCCGCAAAATGCTGCCAAAGAAGTGGTTTTAAACGAAAAGAATGGTTTCCTGTGCAAACTCTCCGATGAAGAATTGGCATATGCAATACTAAATGGCTTGAATAGCAGTGAAAACATGAAAAAGGATTGTATCGACTTCGCCAGCCGTTATGACTGGGGGAGGATGGCAGAACTGACTGAAGCTGTCTACTACGACCTGTGCAAAGTGGATAAAGTGTCGCATACATGA
- a CDS encoding GDP-mannose 4,6-dehydratase, with the protein MAKNALITGITGQDGAYLAEFLLGKGYKVFGTYRRLSTPNFWRLQYLNIFDKVGLIPADLIDSASVTEAIKISDPHELYHLAAQSFVGASFEQPIGAGEITGIGVTRVLEAVRNINPEIKVYQASTSELYGDGHSVAQNELTPFSPSSPYSAAKLYGYWLTRIYREAYDMFACNGILFNHESPLRGLEFVTRKISNGVAKIKLGIQKEIKLGNLDAKRDWGYAPEYVEAMWMVLQQDRPDDYVIATNETHSVREFAEKAFAVVDLDWRDHVKVDEKFLRPVDVNFLQGDCSKAKRALGWAPRTRIDELAAIMVKADMDRWKKSLNGERLPWDAPNYPDEANILTRSLRI; encoded by the coding sequence ATGGCAAAGAACGCACTAATTACGGGCATAACTGGTCAGGATGGAGCATATCTGGCGGAGTTCCTTTTGGGTAAGGGCTACAAAGTGTTCGGTACTTATCGGCGCCTGTCTACCCCAAATTTCTGGAGACTTCAGTATCTTAATATTTTCGACAAGGTTGGGCTGATCCCTGCAGATCTAATTGATTCTGCCTCTGTGACAGAGGCAATCAAGATATCTGATCCGCACGAATTGTACCATTTGGCGGCACAGAGTTTTGTGGGAGCCTCTTTTGAGCAGCCAATAGGTGCGGGGGAAATCACGGGGATTGGGGTAACCAGAGTGCTGGAAGCGGTGCGAAACATTAATCCTGAGATAAAGGTCTATCAGGCTTCCACCAGCGAATTGTACGGCGATGGTCACTCCGTGGCGCAAAACGAACTGACTCCGTTCAGCCCATCCAGCCCATATTCTGCCGCCAAGCTATATGGGTACTGGCTCACCAGAATCTATCGAGAAGCCTATGATATGTTTGCCTGCAATGGAATTCTATTCAACCACGAATCGCCGCTCAGGGGACTGGAATTCGTAACCAGAAAAATTTCAAATGGGGTGGCCAAAATCAAGCTGGGCATACAGAAAGAGATCAAGCTGGGAAACCTGGATGCAAAGCGGGATTGGGGCTATGCTCCTGAATACGTTGAGGCCATGTGGATGGTTCTCCAGCAAGACAGGCCGGATGATTATGTCATCGCCACCAACGAAACACACTCAGTGAGGGAATTTGCAGAGAAAGCTTTTGCAGTGGTTGATCTGGACTGGCGGGACCATGTCAAGGTGGATGAAAAATTTCTCAGGCCGGTAGACGTCAATTTCTTGCAGGGAGATTGCTCCAAAGCGAAGAGGGCACTGGGTTGGGCACCCCGGACGCGGATTGACGAGTTGGCAGCGATCATGGTCAAGGCTGATATGGACCGGTGGAAGAAGTCTCTCAACGGCGAAAGGCTGCCGTGGGATGCCCCCAACTATCCCGATGAAGCCAATATACTGACAAGATCTCTGAGGATATGA
- a CDS encoding DegT/DnrJ/EryC1/StrS family aminotransferase, translated as MIPIAEPVLGEEELANVTEAVKSGWISSKGKFILEFEEGFARYCGVRHGVATSNGTVALHLALAALDIGFGDEVIVPTLTFVATANAVRYTGAKPVFVDSHPDYWCIDPEKIEKAITPQTKAIIPVHLYGHPCDMDAIMTIAREHHLYVVEDAAEAHGAECKGKKVGSFGDINCFSFYANKIITTGEGGMCLTSSDKLASKMRILRDHGMSPSKRYWHDRVGFNYRMTNMQAAVGVAQLKKLDHFIEKKREIATTYNSLLASVGGLSLPPEMPWAKNVYWMYSVLVGSLGGSQRNELIGRLGQSEIESRPFFYPVHLMPPYDNRRRFSVAEGLSRRGINLPSGNKLSKEDLKSVAKEVSM; from the coding sequence ATGATTCCTATTGCAGAACCTGTGCTGGGTGAAGAAGAACTGGCCAATGTGACGGAAGCGGTGAAATCCGGATGGATTAGCTCGAAGGGAAAATTTATTCTGGAGTTCGAAGAAGGCTTTGCACGTTACTGTGGAGTGAGGCATGGCGTGGCTACTTCCAATGGCACGGTGGCGCTGCACCTGGCTCTGGCAGCCCTCGACATAGGGTTTGGTGATGAGGTCATTGTTCCTACGCTTACTTTTGTTGCCACGGCTAATGCAGTGCGATATACTGGAGCAAAACCCGTTTTTGTGGATTCACATCCTGACTATTGGTGCATTGACCCAGAGAAGATAGAGAAGGCAATAACCCCACAGACCAAAGCCATTATTCCCGTTCACCTTTATGGGCATCCCTGCGATATGGATGCCATAATGACCATAGCCAGGGAACACCATCTCTATGTGGTTGAGGACGCTGCCGAAGCGCATGGGGCGGAATGCAAAGGGAAGAAGGTCGGGTCTTTCGGAGATATCAACTGCTTCAGTTTCTATGCAAACAAGATCATCACCACCGGAGAGGGCGGAATGTGCCTGACCAGCAGCGACAAACTGGCAAGCAAGATGAGAATCTTGAGAGACCACGGAATGAGCCCCAGCAAGCGATATTGGCACGATAGGGTGGGATTCAACTACAGAATGACGAACATGCAAGCGGCTGTTGGCGTTGCCCAGTTGAAAAAGCTGGATCACTTCATAGAAAAGAAGAGAGAGATCGCCACAACATACAATTCTCTCTTGGCGAGTGTTGGAGGCCTAAGTCTCCCGCCGGAAATGCCGTGGGCAAAGAACGTCTATTGGATGTACTCTGTCCTGGTAGGGTCTTTGGGTGGAAGCCAGAGGAATGAGTTGATTGGCAGATTGGGCCAATCCGAAATCGAATCAAGGCCGTTTTTCTATCCGGTACATTTGATGCCACCGTACGACAATCGAAGAAGATTCTCGGTGGCTGAAGGATTATCGAGGAGAGGAATCAACCTGCCAAGCGGCAATAAACTGAGCAAAGAAGACTTGAAGTCAGTCGCAAAGGAAGTGTCAATGTGA